From Echinicola soli, a single genomic window includes:
- a CDS encoding RagB/SusD family nutrient uptake outer membrane protein, protein MKKIILSICACVALFTACNDEEFLTREPQDILLDDQVWESEDLVLSVLADLYNRIPDYQQLDSWWNFTSFDEAFASNAGDYWRHQNQDYGYGDWGMWDYGFIRDLNLFIESAEAADQLDPDVKARFIAEAKFIRAMSYFEHVKRMGGVPLILESLEYDYSGDPTYLQYPRAKEHEIYDFVIEEMEAIKGDLPNGGTKSRATIGAALALETRAALYAASIANYGQMTPNVSLPGEEVGIPASMADGYYTTALNAAEELMGLGTYELYNNDPDPSENFTNVFLNKTANNEVIFAKDYLVQARTHGFTIETIPRSLREENTLGGKLNPSLNLVQSYELLDNTFAPLPTTDENGDPIYYDNPEDIFAGRDPRLAGTVILPGTTFRGSEVDIWAGWKTADGGLITSDQLGGRGELPNGENAQLVGFDGPIPNLEWSAQNGFYIRKYVDTQVGSGQRGTGSGVWWIRFRYAEVLLNAAEAAFELGDNAKAAEYMNQVRRRAGMPIDLAPSEITFDRIIHERKVELCFENHILWDYKRWRLAHRVWNGEAVPLTNDPGDAEAISTRVFGLNPYKIYAPGTPNHEKWVFEEFLPTPVFNPHRFRLGNYYSQIGDNVLNGNPKIVRNPNH, encoded by the coding sequence ATGAAAAAAATCATATTAAGTATATGCGCATGCGTAGCCTTGTTTACTGCATGTAACGATGAAGAATTCCTGACCCGAGAGCCACAGGATATCCTGTTGGATGACCAGGTGTGGGAAAGTGAGGATTTGGTATTGTCTGTTTTGGCAGACCTTTATAATAGAATTCCAGACTATCAGCAGCTGGACAGCTGGTGGAACTTTACCAGTTTTGATGAGGCGTTTGCGTCCAATGCGGGTGACTACTGGAGGCATCAAAACCAGGATTACGGCTACGGTGACTGGGGGATGTGGGATTACGGTTTTATCCGTGACCTTAACCTCTTCATTGAGAGTGCAGAGGCGGCGGATCAGCTTGATCCGGACGTAAAGGCCAGGTTTATCGCAGAAGCTAAGTTCATTCGCGCCATGTCCTATTTTGAGCATGTAAAGAGAATGGGCGGTGTACCGCTTATATTGGAGTCATTGGAGTATGATTACAGTGGTGATCCTACTTATCTTCAATACCCCAGGGCCAAGGAGCATGAGATCTATGATTTTGTGATCGAAGAAATGGAAGCCATCAAAGGCGACCTGCCGAATGGAGGCACTAAGTCCAGAGCGACTATTGGAGCAGCGTTGGCATTGGAAACCAGAGCAGCCTTATATGCAGCATCCATTGCCAATTATGGGCAGATGACTCCTAACGTATCCCTTCCTGGTGAAGAGGTGGGCATTCCTGCCAGCATGGCGGATGGTTACTATACCACTGCTTTGAACGCAGCAGAAGAGCTGATGGGATTGGGAACATATGAACTGTACAATAATGACCCGGATCCTTCGGAGAATTTTACCAATGTTTTCTTGAACAAGACCGCTAATAATGAGGTGATTTTTGCCAAGGACTATTTGGTGCAGGCCAGGACACATGGCTTTACTATTGAGACTATCCCGAGATCACTAAGGGAAGAAAATACATTAGGTGGAAAGCTGAACCCTTCTTTAAATTTGGTACAGTCTTATGAGCTTTTGGACAATACTTTCGCGCCATTACCTACTACTGATGAAAACGGCGATCCGATCTACTACGATAATCCCGAGGACATATTTGCGGGCAGGGATCCTCGATTGGCCGGTACGGTTATCCTACCAGGTACCACCTTCCGAGGAAGTGAAGTGGATATCTGGGCTGGATGGAAAACTGCTGATGGAGGTCTGATCACTTCTGACCAGCTAGGTGGAAGGGGCGAACTGCCAAATGGTGAAAATGCACAGCTAGTAGGCTTTGATGGACCGATCCCTAACTTGGAATGGTCTGCCCAAAATGGTTTTTACATTCGTAAGTATGTAGACACTCAAGTGGGCTCCGGCCAGCGTGGTACCGGAAGTGGTGTATGGTGGATTCGTTTTCGTTATGCAGAAGTGTTGCTGAATGCGGCGGAAGCTGCATTTGAGCTTGGTGATAATGCCAAAGCTGCCGAATATATGAACCAAGTAAGAAGAAGGGCCGGAATGCCTATCGATCTTGCGCCTTCCGAAATCACCTTTGACCGGATTATTCATGAACGTAAAGTGGAGCTTTGTTTTGAAAACCACATTCTTTGGGACTACAAGCGATGGAGACTAGCGCACCGCGTTTGGAACGGTGAAGCGGTACCGCTTACCAATGACCCCGGGGATGCAGAAGCCATCAGTACCCGTGTATTTGGCCTGAATCCTTATAAAATTTATGCACCGGGGACCCCTAATCACGAAAAGTGGGTGTTTGAGGAGTTTTTACCGACACCGGTATTTAATCCGCACAGGTTCCGACTAGGAAATTATTATTCCCAAATCGGTGACAATGTACTGAACGGCAATCCAAAAATTGTCCGAAACCCTAACCATTAA
- a CDS encoding DUF3823 domain-containing protein: protein MKKNIKYLAGLCLMALGMSSCEYDNYDEPKLLFDGNIVYNGEPIGVSYNDVYFQLWEEGWQTFGNIGVAIDQDGSFSSLLFAGDYKLIIPADQGPFMNLTNQESGSDTIPLNINGSMNMDIEVLPYYMIRNVDISGNSSEVTANFGLEQIITDANARGVNEVVLYLSKTAFVDGRTSISSARLGGGDITDMSSIQLTTGVPDMTPTQGYVFARVGLRIEGVEDMLFSSIERIDF, encoded by the coding sequence ATGAAAAAGAATATAAAATATCTTGCGGGACTTTGCCTGATGGCTTTGGGCATGAGTTCTTGTGAATATGACAACTACGATGAGCCTAAATTGCTTTTTGACGGTAATATCGTGTATAACGGAGAGCCTATCGGTGTAAGCTATAATGACGTTTACTTTCAGCTATGGGAAGAGGGATGGCAAACCTTTGGAAATATTGGTGTGGCCATTGACCAGGATGGTTCATTCAGTTCGCTTTTGTTTGCAGGTGATTACAAGTTGATCATTCCGGCAGATCAGGGGCCGTTTATGAATTTGACGAACCAAGAATCCGGTTCTGACACCATTCCATTGAACATCAATGGAAGCATGAACATGGACATTGAGGTGCTGCCTTATTATATGATCCGTAACGTGGACATTTCTGGCAACAGTAGTGAGGTGACCGCTAATTTTGGTCTGGAACAAATCATCACTGATGCCAATGCCCGCGGTGTAAACGAGGTGGTCCTTTACCTGAGCAAAACAGCCTTTGTGGATGGACGGACCAGTATCAGCTCTGCCAGACTTGGCGGAGGAGACATTACCGATATGTCCAGCATCCAATTGACCACCGGCGTTCCTGACATGACACCTACGCAAGGCTATGTCTTTGCCAGAGTGGGATTGAGAATAGAAGGGGTGGAGGATATGCTGTTCTCCTCAATCGAAAGAATAGACTTCTAG
- a CDS encoding family 43 glycosylhydrolase, with amino-acid sequence MRPLLFIFFYVAALLSMGACSSSAQEPVPDPVEDDDEVIEGQYTNPVWEPVLADPTVVKSGDTFYAYGTEDNWGDEGGYHLVPVIKSKDLIHWELVGDALQSKPTWKPEGGIWAPDVTKVGSQYFMYYSFSTWGDANPGIGLAIADSPEGPFEDYGKIFDSQSIGVNNSIDPFYYEEDGQKYLFWGSFRGLYMIKLTEDGKATVGEKVQVAGDHLEASYIFKKSGFYYLFGSYGSCCEGANSSYQVWVGRSDKLEGPYVDKSGNKLLDGHYGELVVKGNLGDTGFAGPGHNAEIVTDEEGTDWLVYHGMLKSQPRTNNGTNRRTLLIDPILWNGGWPLLFRQVPSIKANDGPVF; translated from the coding sequence ATGAGACCACTATTATTTATCTTTTTTTATGTCGCCGCCCTGCTATCCATGGGGGCATGTTCGAGCAGTGCTCAGGAACCTGTTCCCGATCCTGTGGAAGATGATGACGAAGTCATTGAAGGCCAATATACCAATCCTGTTTGGGAGCCGGTGTTGGCCGATCCTACGGTAGTGAAATCAGGAGACACTTTTTATGCCTATGGTACCGAAGACAATTGGGGTGATGAAGGTGGTTATCACCTGGTCCCCGTGATCAAATCAAAAGACTTAATCCATTGGGAATTGGTGGGGGATGCCCTGCAATCCAAACCCACATGGAAGCCAGAAGGGGGCATCTGGGCACCAGATGTTACCAAAGTAGGCAGCCAATATTTTATGTACTATTCTTTTTCCACTTGGGGAGATGCCAATCCAGGCATTGGCCTGGCCATAGCGGACAGCCCTGAGGGACCTTTTGAGGATTATGGGAAAATTTTTGATTCCCAGAGCATTGGTGTAAACAATTCCATTGATCCGTTCTATTACGAGGAAGATGGTCAAAAATACCTTTTTTGGGGAAGTTTTAGAGGGCTTTATATGATCAAGCTCACTGAAGATGGAAAGGCTACAGTGGGCGAAAAAGTCCAAGTAGCCGGCGATCACCTTGAAGCCAGCTATATCTTTAAGAAAAGCGGTTTTTATTACCTTTTTGGTTCATACGGCTCCTGCTGTGAAGGCGCCAATAGTAGTTACCAAGTCTGGGTGGGAAGATCTGACAAGCTGGAAGGCCCCTACGTGGACAAATCAGGAAACAAGCTTTTGGACGGGCATTACGGAGAACTGGTGGTCAAGGGAAACCTTGGAGATACGGGATTTGCAGGGCCAGGCCACAATGCAGAAATTGTCACCGATGAGGAGGGAACGGACTGGCTGGTTTACCATGGTATGCTAAAGAGCCAGCCTAGAACCAATAATGGCACCAATAGAAGAACATTGCTGATCGATCCGATCCTCTGGAACGGGGGTTGGCCACTGCTCTTTAGACAAGTACCAAGTATCAAAGCCAATGATGGCCCAGTGTTTTAA
- a CDS encoding CehA/McbA family metallohydrolase domain-containing protein — protein sequence MQPLRCLIFGFLCFVPFFLNAQVEPVLSDFDKKGEATVENTSSGFIVSWPAGSNQQGKLAINTKSGHPLFESFQLERPGKHVELANDIDPMFLLTEGERDLSKESGWNIFFDRTAYKPHETYKVQLKKSQVEVLSDGQRSVIKVGDLTAGNFSGWLEVTLYHGSPLVNIAAVMHTEEDAKAIIYDAGLVANNKTWKELFWSDTEGYLQSKATGQLDGESENLAVKYRTISGESEQGSMAVFPAPHQFFYPLDNAYNLKYVWSGENYRGVVDGFGIGIRHDLMGDNRHVPWFNAPPHTDQRLNFFVYLSDTKDGQVMEQVKAFTRNDQYKPLPGYRTMASHFHTEHMDDVLTHKPVPDIPGHVKALRDMGVNIMHLGEYHLAGNPRDSGPRRLPELDLMFSECERLSTADFLMLPGEEPNCHFGGHWMNIFPNPVYWIMSRQEGEPFVEDHPEYGKVYRVGNKEEMLRLLEEEKGLAWTAHARTKGSTGYPDAYKNEDFFHSDRFNGAAWKSLPADLSNPNLGRRVLKLMDDMANWGERKYVIGEADLFKLEPDYEIYGNMNVNYLQLDKLPKFEDGWQSVLDAMESGRFFVTTGEVLLPSFSVNGKGSGEVLTLDGNGKATVKVSAAWTFPLQYAEIISGDGEQVYRETIDLKETRAFGEDDFAFEVDLKGRTWVRLEIWDAAVNGAFTQPVWIE from the coding sequence ATGCAACCTTTAAGATGTTTGATTTTCGGTTTTTTATGTTTTGTACCCTTTTTCCTAAATGCACAGGTAGAACCTGTCCTTTCTGATTTTGACAAGAAAGGAGAAGCCACAGTAGAAAATACCTCCAGCGGTTTTATCGTCTCATGGCCTGCCGGAAGTAACCAACAGGGTAAACTCGCTATTAACACCAAAAGTGGTCACCCTCTTTTCGAATCATTCCAATTGGAACGACCGGGTAAACACGTAGAATTGGCCAATGATATTGACCCAATGTTTTTACTCACGGAAGGAGAGCGTGATCTGAGCAAAGAAAGTGGTTGGAATATCTTTTTTGACCGGACCGCTTATAAGCCCCATGAAACCTACAAGGTGCAGTTGAAAAAATCCCAAGTCGAGGTATTGAGCGATGGGCAGCGATCTGTTATTAAAGTGGGCGATCTGACTGCAGGAAATTTTTCGGGTTGGTTAGAGGTGACGCTTTACCACGGTAGCCCTTTGGTCAATATTGCCGCTGTCATGCACACAGAAGAGGATGCCAAGGCCATTATTTATGATGCTGGTTTGGTGGCCAACAATAAAACGTGGAAGGAGCTCTTTTGGTCCGATACGGAGGGATATTTGCAGTCTAAGGCTACCGGTCAGCTGGATGGGGAGAGTGAAAATCTAGCCGTAAAATACAGGACAATCAGTGGTGAAAGTGAGCAAGGAAGTATGGCTGTATTTCCTGCACCGCACCAGTTTTTTTATCCGTTGGACAATGCGTATAATCTCAAATATGTTTGGTCTGGTGAAAATTACAGGGGTGTGGTAGATGGATTCGGAATCGGCATCAGGCACGACCTAATGGGGGACAATAGGCACGTGCCTTGGTTTAATGCCCCGCCTCATACCGATCAACGGCTTAACTTCTTTGTTTACCTCAGCGATACCAAGGATGGTCAGGTCATGGAACAGGTAAAGGCCTTTACCCGAAATGATCAGTACAAACCATTACCGGGCTATAGAACTATGGCCAGTCACTTTCATACCGAGCATATGGATGATGTTCTTACCCATAAGCCGGTGCCTGATATTCCCGGTCATGTGAAAGCATTACGCGATATGGGCGTGAATATTATGCATTTGGGAGAATATCATTTGGCCGGAAATCCACGCGATTCGGGTCCAAGGAGGTTACCGGAACTGGATTTGATGTTTTCCGAATGTGAACGTCTGAGCACAGCCGATTTTCTGATGCTCCCAGGGGAGGAACCCAATTGCCATTTTGGTGGACACTGGATGAACATTTTTCCTAATCCCGTTTATTGGATCATGTCGAGGCAAGAAGGCGAGCCTTTTGTGGAGGATCATCCGGAATATGGGAAAGTTTACCGTGTAGGAAACAAGGAAGAGATGCTGCGATTGCTGGAAGAAGAAAAGGGACTGGCTTGGACTGCCCATGCCCGTACCAAAGGCTCCACCGGTTATCCAGACGCATACAAAAACGAAGATTTTTTCCACTCAGACCGCTTCAATGGCGCGGCTTGGAAATCCTTACCAGCTGACCTTTCCAATCCCAACCTAGGCAGAAGGGTCCTGAAATTAATGGACGATATGGCCAATTGGGGCGAAAGAAAATACGTCATTGGTGAAGCAGATCTTTTTAAATTGGAACCGGATTATGAGATATATGGCAATATGAATGTCAATTACCTTCAACTGGACAAATTGCCCAAATTTGAAGACGGTTGGCAGTCTGTGCTGGATGCGATGGAGTCGGGCAGGTTCTTTGTCACCACGGGAGAGGTGCTTTTGCCCTCCTTCAGTGTCAATGGCAAAGGAAGTGGGGAAGTCCTGACGTTGGATGGCAATGGCAAGGCGACGGTAAAGGTGAGTGCCGCGTGGACATTTCCGCTCCAATACGCAGAGATCATTTCAGGAGATGGGGAGCAAGTGTATCGAGAGACAATTGACCTCAAAGAAACCCGTGCGTTTGGTGAAGACGATTTCGCCTTTGAAGTGGACTTGAAAGGCCGCACTTGGGTAAGGCTGGAGATATGGGATGCTGCTGTCAATGGCGCTTTCACCCAACCGGTTTGGATAGAGTAA
- a CDS encoding glutaminase family protein, with product MNFSIKKWAQLLVVGGMASLVSCQNAAQQQSEGAAVEEMSAIRPPAYPLITVDPYLSVWSMGDELYGDATRHWTGVANDLQGIIRVDGKPYYFLGEEMTETETVLPLAGLEEPWNYSLEKPAKRWKELGYEEGNQWKTTKGAFTNGDDSPAPNQWNTEDIWVRRTFELDKADFYDLLLNIHHDDNVKVYLNGVLAYEKEGWVSTPATVVINEEAKKALKEGENLLAIHCQNTTGGAFLDAGLVEVLQPKVSIAQAEQTFSKVNATETLYSFDAGGVTLDVTFTAPMLPDNLEVMTRPANYVTFEVQAKDGKEHEVQVYFSAAGNLAVNTMNQQVTWERPQIAGLQALKIGTSTQPVLEKKGDNVRIDWGYMYLTAADQENITSQIDVNTNSVAEFAENGRLSGTDADQKPVSLDDQMITSAFSFDFAKVGESSQHDFLTLAYDDLYSVQFFNKNLKAWWKKYGMTTAQMLQAAQTDYAKLKAASEQFDKQVYQDAYDAAGKEYAEICALVYRQAVAAHKTVEGPNGELFFFSKENFSNGSIGTVDVTYPSAPLFLIYNPDLLKGMIEPIFYYSESGKWAKPFPAHDVGTYPLANGQTYGEDMPVEEAGNMLLLTAAIAKVEGNADYANKHWDIMTTWVEYLAKEGFDPANQLCTDDFAGHLAHNANLSVKAILAIAGYGQLAETLGKTAAAEKYTALAKDFAQKWMDKAEDGDHYSLTFDKKGTWSQKYNMVWNKLLGLDIFPEEVVQKEIAYYLTKQEAYGLPLDSRKTYTKSDWVIWTAAMAEDEADEKALIEPMFTYIDQTPNRIPVSDWHETTNAESVGFRARSVVGGYFMPVLKDRLLEN from the coding sequence ATGAATTTTAGTATTAAAAAATGGGCGCAGCTACTGGTAGTGGGAGGAATGGCCTCGCTAGTGAGTTGTCAAAATGCTGCACAACAGCAATCCGAAGGAGCAGCAGTAGAGGAGATGAGTGCCATTCGTCCACCGGCCTATCCGTTGATCACAGTGGATCCTTATCTAAGTGTGTGGAGCATGGGAGACGAACTTTATGGTGACGCGACGCGCCATTGGACAGGAGTGGCCAATGACCTTCAGGGGATCATTCGGGTAGATGGTAAGCCCTATTATTTTTTGGGGGAGGAAATGACCGAAACGGAGACCGTCCTTCCGCTGGCAGGACTGGAGGAACCGTGGAACTATTCACTGGAAAAGCCGGCAAAAAGGTGGAAGGAACTAGGCTATGAGGAAGGCAACCAATGGAAAACTACCAAAGGTGCATTTACCAATGGTGACGACAGCCCAGCTCCTAACCAATGGAATACAGAAGACATTTGGGTCAGAAGGACGTTTGAGCTTGATAAGGCTGATTTTTATGACCTATTGCTCAACATCCATCATGATGACAATGTGAAAGTATACTTGAATGGGGTCCTGGCATACGAAAAAGAAGGCTGGGTCAGTACACCAGCGACGGTAGTTATCAATGAAGAAGCCAAAAAAGCACTGAAAGAAGGGGAGAATCTATTGGCCATTCATTGCCAAAATACTACAGGTGGAGCATTTTTGGATGCCGGATTGGTAGAAGTGCTTCAGCCAAAAGTAAGCATCGCCCAAGCTGAACAGACTTTTTCAAAAGTAAATGCCACAGAAACCTTGTACTCCTTTGATGCTGGTGGGGTGACGCTAGACGTGACTTTTACGGCACCAATGCTTCCAGATAACCTGGAAGTAATGACCCGACCTGCCAATTATGTGACATTCGAAGTACAAGCTAAAGATGGTAAGGAACATGAGGTACAGGTATATTTTAGTGCTGCAGGTAATTTGGCGGTAAACACCATGAACCAACAGGTGACATGGGAGCGACCCCAGATAGCAGGCTTGCAAGCCTTGAAGATCGGGACGAGCACCCAACCTGTTTTGGAAAAGAAGGGTGATAATGTAAGAATTGACTGGGGATACATGTACTTGACGGCTGCCGATCAGGAAAATATAACTTCCCAAATTGATGTGAACACCAACAGTGTGGCTGAATTTGCTGAAAATGGCAGGCTCAGTGGTACGGATGCTGACCAAAAGCCCGTTTCGCTGGATGATCAAATGATCACTTCAGCTTTTTCTTTCGATTTTGCAAAAGTTGGGGAATCCAGCCAGCACGATTTTTTAACCTTGGCTTATGATGATCTGTATTCGGTGCAGTTTTTCAATAAAAACCTTAAAGCTTGGTGGAAAAAATACGGCATGACCACAGCGCAAATGCTTCAAGCTGCACAAACCGATTATGCAAAACTAAAAGCAGCCAGCGAACAATTTGACAAGCAGGTGTACCAGGACGCTTATGATGCAGCCGGAAAAGAATATGCGGAAATTTGTGCACTGGTGTACCGCCAGGCCGTAGCTGCCCATAAAACAGTGGAAGGCCCTAATGGCGAACTGTTCTTCTTCTCGAAAGAAAATTTCAGTAATGGTTCTATCGGGACTGTGGACGTGACCTATCCATCGGCTCCCTTGTTTTTGATCTATAATCCAGATCTATTGAAAGGGATGATCGAGCCAATTTTCTATTATAGTGAAAGTGGAAAGTGGGCCAAGCCTTTTCCTGCCCATGATGTGGGGACTTATCCGCTTGCAAATGGCCAGACCTACGGCGAGGATATGCCAGTAGAGGAGGCTGGAAATATGCTCTTGCTGACTGCTGCCATCGCCAAAGTAGAAGGCAATGCCGATTATGCCAATAAGCACTGGGATATCATGACCACTTGGGTGGAATACTTGGCCAAGGAAGGATTTGATCCGGCCAATCAGCTGTGTACGGATGATTTTGCCGGTCATTTGGCACATAATGCCAATCTTTCTGTGAAAGCGATTTTGGCCATTGCAGGTTATGGGCAGTTGGCCGAAACACTGGGCAAGACTGCAGCAGCTGAAAAATACACTGCCTTGGCAAAAGACTTCGCCCAAAAGTGGATGGACAAAGCTGAAGATGGTGATCATTATAGTTTGACTTTTGATAAGAAAGGTACCTGGAGTCAGAAATATAACATGGTTTGGAATAAATTATTGGGACTGGATATTTTTCCTGAGGAAGTGGTCCAAAAAGAGATTGCCTATTATCTCACCAAGCAGGAAGCTTATGGGCTGCCTTTGGACAGTCGTAAAACCTACACCAAATCAGACTGGGTGATCTGGACGGCAGCCATGGCAGAAGATGAAGCAGATGAAAAAGCCCTGATCGAGCCAATGTTTACCTATATCGACCAGACGCCAAACAGAATTCCTGTCAGTGACTGGCATGAAACCACAAATGCGGAATCAGTCGGATTTAGGGCAAGATCGGTCGTCGGAGGATATTTTATGCCGGTGTTGAAGGATCGATTATTGGAAAATTAA